The Halorussus salinus genome includes a region encoding these proteins:
- a CDS encoding CPBP family intramembrane glutamic endopeptidase, with the protein MPSTRTSLSKAAEIPPPTALGLVVSLLALPGFAWATTAFDLALSPVVFVAVQWAVALVVVALAVGVENRSLASVGFRRPERTDALAFAGTVVAAMVVFAATDPLVGALGLPIRDDAGTLSAGIGLSVALARAVTTGVVEEILFRGYPVERLLDFTDSPLLAGGTTWGVFTTAHAVVWPLGNLVQISAVAAVFTAVYLRRRTLVPVVGAHVAVWTLSVLGQFYG; encoded by the coding sequence ATGCCATCCACACGAACGTCGCTCTCGAAGGCCGCGGAGATACCGCCGCCGACCGCGCTCGGACTCGTCGTCTCGCTCCTCGCGCTGCCGGGATTCGCGTGGGCGACGACCGCGTTCGACCTCGCTCTCTCGCCGGTCGTCTTCGTCGCCGTCCAGTGGGCCGTCGCGCTCGTCGTCGTCGCGCTCGCGGTCGGCGTCGAGAACCGGTCGCTCGCCTCGGTCGGGTTCCGGCGGCCGGAACGAACGGACGCGCTCGCGTTCGCCGGTACGGTGGTCGCCGCGATGGTCGTGTTCGCGGCGACCGACCCGCTCGTCGGGGCGCTCGGTCTCCCGATTCGGGACGACGCGGGGACGCTCTCGGCGGGGATCGGTCTCTCGGTCGCACTCGCTCGCGCTGTCACGACCGGCGTCGTCGAAGAAATCCTCTTCCGGGGCTACCCCGTCGAGCGACTGCTCGATTTCACCGACAGTCCGCTCCTCGCGGGCGGTACGACGTGGGGCGTCTTCACCACCGCCCACGCCGTCGTCTGGCCGCTCGGAAACCTCGTCCAGATTTCGGCCGTCGCGGCGGTGTTCACCGCGGTCTACCTCCGCCGTCGGACGCTGGTGCCCGTGGTCGGCGCGCACGTCGCGGTCTGGACGCTCTCGGTCCTCGGGCAGTTCTACGGGTGA
- a CDS encoding cupin domain-containing protein, whose amino-acid sequence MYEKTSLADLETRDVEDIEPDLKAVGYQLRPDEMRPSVWEFEEGETNNWHRHEAQEELYYVLSGEFVVTVESEDEERETFELGADEVVVIPAATWRQFEALEDGRMLVVGAPSVKDDGITEDESA is encoded by the coding sequence ATGTACGAGAAGACGAGCCTCGCCGACCTCGAAACCCGCGACGTGGAGGACATCGAACCCGACCTGAAGGCGGTCGGATACCAACTCCGTCCCGACGAGATGCGCCCGAGCGTGTGGGAGTTCGAGGAGGGCGAGACGAACAACTGGCACCGCCACGAGGCCCAAGAGGAACTCTACTACGTCCTCTCGGGAGAGTTCGTCGTGACCGTCGAGAGCGAGGACGAGGAGCGCGAGACCTTCGAACTCGGCGCGGACGAGGTGGTCGTGATTCCGGCCGCGACGTGGCGGCAGTTCGAGGCGCTGGAAGACGGTCGGATGCTGGTCGTCGGCGCGCCGAGCGTGAAAGACGACGGGATTACCGAGGACGAGTCGGCGTAG
- a CDS encoding EthD domain-containing protein, translated as MYKHVALLVRQEGMTHDEFVDYWQNNHTPIAREIEGVTRYQTVLPTDPENAEFDGLAELYFEELDALHDALGSEGSRDYDPEQGKAKEAREDVDNFLDIDRRPRFIGEEIVQKDEVDGDTDGLYKHSAFLVRQDDMTHDEFVEYWQNNHTPIAREIEGVVRYATVLPTDPENAEFDGIAELYFEDLDKLYDALGAEGSRDYDPEKGKAKEAREDVDNFLAVEERPRFIGRETVQKDET; from the coding sequence ATGTACAAGCACGTCGCCCTGTTGGTTCGACAGGAAGGGATGACCCACGACGAGTTCGTGGACTACTGGCAGAACAATCACACGCCCATCGCTCGCGAAATCGAGGGCGTCACGCGCTACCAGACCGTCCTGCCGACCGACCCCGAGAACGCCGAGTTCGACGGACTCGCCGAACTCTACTTCGAGGAGTTAGACGCGCTCCACGACGCCTTGGGGAGCGAGGGGTCGCGCGACTACGACCCCGAGCAAGGCAAGGCCAAGGAGGCCCGCGAGGACGTGGACAACTTCCTCGACATCGACCGGCGACCCCGCTTCATCGGCGAGGAGATCGTCCAGAAAGACGAGGTGGACGGCGACACCGACGGCCTCTACAAGCACTCGGCGTTCCTCGTCCGCCAAGACGACATGACCCACGACGAGTTCGTGGAGTACTGGCAGAACAACCACACGCCAATCGCCCGCGAGATAGAAGGGGTAGTTCGGTACGCGACGGTCCTGCCCACCGACCCCGAGAACGCCGAGTTCGACGGTATCGCGGAACTCTACTTCGAGGACTTGGACAAACTCTACGACGCCCTCGGGGCGGAAGGAAGCCGGGACTACGACCCCGAGAAGGGCAAGGCCAAGGAGGCCCGCGAGGACGTGGACAACTTCCTCGCCGTCGAGGAGCGCCCGCGGTTCATCGGCCGGGAGACCGTCCAGAAAGACGAGACGTAG
- a CDS encoding HD domain-containing protein, translating into MTDRPDYGEQVREAFPEIQDIDSAELREQVVEAWVLGLERGGWRDISDIPYAWNIHEVTNVEHVRGVTRIAVDSAEQQRDFHGADPQLDVIRAACLLHDVGKCYEYVEYVDDEKLLDPDPRYASDEIPHSLSGYALAHEVGCPLAVQRAIPHFLGEVPKRTLEAELVKSANSASSNAITQSAMGITLQEWVEEYSQTSD; encoded by the coding sequence ATGACAGACCGTCCCGACTACGGCGAACAGGTCCGCGAGGCGTTCCCCGAGATACAGGACATCGACTCCGCAGAGCTACGCGAGCAGGTGGTCGAAGCGTGGGTTCTCGGCCTCGAACGCGGCGGGTGGCGGGATATCTCCGACATCCCCTACGCGTGGAACATCCACGAGGTCACGAACGTCGAACACGTCCGCGGAGTCACGCGCATCGCCGTCGATTCCGCCGAGCAACAGCGCGACTTCCACGGCGCGGACCCCCAACTCGACGTGATTCGGGCCGCGTGTCTCCTCCACGACGTGGGCAAGTGCTACGAGTACGTCGAGTACGTGGACGACGAGAAACTGCTGGACCCCGACCCGCGGTACGCCAGCGACGAGATTCCTCACTCGCTGTCCGGGTACGCGCTGGCCCACGAGGTCGGCTGTCCGCTGGCGGTCCAGCGCGCGATTCCTCACTTCCTCGGCGAGGTCCCCAAGCGCACCCTCGAAGCCGAACTGGTCAAGAGCGCCAACTCCGCGAGTTCCAACGCCATCACGCAGTCCGCGATGGGAATCACGCTACAGGAGTGGGTCGAGGAGTACTCCCAGACCAGCGACTGA
- a CDS encoding NAD-dependent epimerase/dehydratase family protein, producing the protein MADSETVLVTGGTGFIGSYVAQDLAEAGHDVVAYDLSTDTRILEKLGVADDVEVTRGDITDPTSVIRAVKESGATRIVHLAALLTNLARDNPRGAAEVNVMGTNNVFEAARTLDEQVERVAWASSAAVYAPPANYDDEWVDEEDLVYPDTLYGATKEYNEHQAKVYFEDHDISHVGLRPTVAYGPYRETGGSAFLADIVEKPAVGEPFSVEYGDQVIDWQYVKDIAQAFRKAAFAPEEDLSQRIYNVRGEVATIREAAEAVRSIMPDAEIEVSDEGELPWTQKLDMTDAQEDLGYDPEYDLETGFREYIDALRAEEGLEPLE; encoded by the coding sequence ATGGCAGACTCAGAGACGGTACTCGTCACGGGCGGCACCGGCTTCATCGGCTCGTACGTCGCACAGGACCTCGCGGAAGCGGGCCACGACGTAGTGGCCTACGACCTCTCGACCGACACCCGGATTCTGGAGAAACTGGGCGTCGCCGACGACGTGGAAGTCACGCGCGGCGACATCACCGACCCGACGAGCGTGATTCGGGCCGTGAAGGAGTCGGGCGCGACCCGCATCGTCCACCTCGCCGCGCTCCTGACGAACCTCGCGCGGGACAACCCCCGCGGGGCCGCGGAGGTCAACGTCATGGGCACGAACAACGTCTTCGAGGCCGCCCGGACGTTAGACGAGCAAGTCGAGCGCGTGGCGTGGGCCTCCTCGGCGGCGGTCTACGCCCCGCCCGCGAACTACGACGACGAGTGGGTGGACGAGGAGGACCTCGTCTACCCCGACACGCTCTACGGCGCGACCAAGGAGTACAACGAGCATCAGGCGAAAGTCTACTTCGAGGACCACGACATCTCTCACGTCGGTCTGCGCCCGACAGTCGCCTACGGCCCCTACCGCGAGACCGGCGGGTCGGCGTTCCTCGCGGACATCGTGGAGAAGCCAGCGGTCGGCGAACCGTTCTCCGTCGAGTACGGCGACCAAGTTATCGACTGGCAGTACGTCAAGGACATCGCCCAAGCCTTCCGGAAGGCGGCGTTCGCACCCGAGGAGGACCTGAGCCAGCGCATCTACAACGTCCGTGGCGAGGTCGCCACGATTCGGGAGGCCGCCGAGGCGGTGCGCTCGATTATGCCAGACGCCGAAATCGAGGTCAGCGACGAGGGCGAACTCCCGTGGACCCAGAAACTCGACATGACCGACGCGCAGGAAGATTTGGGCTACGACCCGGAGTACGACCTCGAAACGGGCTTCCGGGAGTACATCGACGCCCTCCGCGCCGAGGAGGGACTGGAGCCGCTGGAGTAG
- a CDS encoding M24 family metallopeptidase — MGFYQRDFMEGTRGTMGVDWEERIDFQRMRRERKERALERLQETEMGSMLLINDPNVRYVTGLAMTGGSGADHYTLLTEDGDVVHWDTADHASNQRFNCPWISDIRYAVPGLGNVPRASGRDSARNWLKGKMADLVTEAMEEYGVHKEPMGIDVGNRALVSEFEERGVDVRPGECAQVMEDARKVKTRDEIECLRQVAAICEAGFQRIKETAKPGMRESEIWGEATKELWRLGAMVQGGYVTSGPNTWPKHQANTTDRVVRPGDLVYADFYNIGFMGYRSCYYRTFSVGEPTQAQKDAYEKARDDLYDVLERIEPGATTDEICQGFPDEEGEHMDWYDADEFWQMTTNHWAHGLGLQLYEVPLIWRGLSPDHPIEIEEGMTMAVETMQPAENQGVRVEEMVVVRENGVEILSQWPVEEITTIDH; from the coding sequence ATGGGATTCTATCAGCGCGATTTCATGGAAGGCACGCGGGGCACGATGGGCGTCGATTGGGAGGAGCGCATCGACTTCCAGCGCATGCGCCGCGAGCGCAAGGAGCGCGCGCTCGAACGCTTGCAGGAGACCGAGATGGGGAGCATGCTCCTCATCAACGACCCGAACGTCCGGTACGTCACCGGACTCGCCATGACCGGCGGGAGCGGGGCCGACCACTACACGCTCCTCACCGAAGACGGCGACGTGGTTCACTGGGACACGGCCGACCACGCGAGCAATCAGCGGTTCAACTGCCCGTGGATTAGCGACATCCGGTACGCGGTCCCCGGCCTCGGCAACGTCCCGCGGGCTTCTGGCCGCGACTCGGCGCGCAACTGGCTGAAGGGTAAGATGGCCGACCTCGTGACCGAGGCGATGGAGGAGTACGGCGTCCACAAGGAACCGATGGGCATCGACGTGGGCAATCGGGCACTCGTCTCGGAGTTCGAGGAGCGCGGCGTGGACGTGCGACCCGGCGAGTGTGCGCAGGTCATGGAGGACGCCCGGAAGGTCAAGACCCGCGACGAAATCGAGTGCCTGCGACAGGTCGCGGCCATCTGCGAGGCCGGATTCCAGCGCATCAAAGAGACCGCCAAGCCCGGCATGCGCGAGTCCGAAATCTGGGGCGAGGCAACGAAGGAACTCTGGCGACTCGGCGCGATGGTCCAAGGCGGCTACGTCACCTCGGGGCCGAACACGTGGCCCAAGCATCAGGCCAACACGACCGACCGCGTCGTCCGGCCGGGCGACTTGGTGTACGCCGACTTCTACAACATCGGGTTCATGGGCTATCGCTCCTGTTACTACCGCACCTTCAGCGTGGGCGAACCCACGCAGGCCCAAAAGGACGCCTACGAGAAGGCCCGCGACGACCTCTACGACGTGCTGGAGCGCATCGAACCGGGAGCCACGACCGACGAAATCTGTCAGGGGTTCCCGGACGAGGAGGGCGAACACATGGACTGGTACGACGCCGACGAGTTCTGGCAGATGACGACGAACCACTGGGCGCACGGTCTCGGCCTCCAACTCTACGAGGTGCCGCTCATCTGGCGCGGCCTCTCGCCCGACCACCCCATCGAAATCGAGGAGGGGATGACGATGGCCGTCGAGACGATGCAACCCGCGGAGAATCAGGGCGTCCGCGTCGAGGAGATGGTGGTCGTCCGCGAGAACGGCGTCGAGATTCTGAGCCAGTGGCCCGTCGAGGAGATAACGACCATCGACCACTGA
- the sugE gene encoding quaternary ammonium compound efflux SMR transporter SugE produces the protein MSWYLLVVAGLFEIAWAVGLEYSDGLSKPMPTAATVLALVVSMVLLARAVENLPVGTAYAVWTGIGAVGTATLGIFLFDEPADLARIAFIGVIVVGIVGLHVSSGGH, from the coding sequence ATGTCGTGGTACCTCCTCGTCGTCGCGGGCCTGTTCGAAATCGCGTGGGCGGTCGGGTTGGAGTACTCCGACGGTCTCTCGAAACCGATGCCGACCGCCGCGACCGTCCTCGCCCTCGTCGTCAGCATGGTGTTGCTGGCGAGAGCGGTCGAGAACCTCCCCGTCGGGACCGCCTACGCGGTCTGGACCGGCATCGGCGCGGTCGGTACGGCGACGCTGGGTATCTTCCTGTTCGACGAACCCGCCGACCTCGCGCGAATCGCGTTCATCGGCGTCATCGTCGTCGGCATCGTCGGACTGCACGTCTCGTCGGGTGGGCACTAG
- a CDS encoding cupin domain-containing protein: MEKVAIDAVDNERNPMKVHSVRKPVSRVLGTDHFAMNYFELESGESFSGGLHRHNDQEEVFYVESGTATFEVGLDRDEVVVESGELIRFPPGEFQKGYNDDDETVEGWALGAPGAMHDWDELQSRAYCPECEDERTHDMAFVEGGFELTCTECGTTQG; the protein is encoded by the coding sequence ATGGAGAAAGTCGCCATCGACGCGGTGGACAACGAACGAAATCCGATGAAAGTCCACAGCGTTCGCAAGCCGGTCTCGCGCGTCCTCGGCACCGACCACTTCGCGATGAACTACTTCGAGTTGGAGAGCGGCGAGTCGTTCTCCGGCGGCCTCCACCGCCACAACGACCAAGAGGAGGTCTTCTACGTCGAGTCGGGGACCGCGACGTTCGAGGTCGGACTGGACCGCGACGAGGTGGTCGTCGAGTCGGGCGAGTTGATTCGGTTCCCGCCCGGCGAGTTCCAGAAAGGGTACAACGACGACGACGAGACCGTCGAAGGCTGGGCGCTCGGCGCGCCCGGCGCGATGCACGACTGGGACGAACTCCAGTCGCGGGCCTACTGCCCGGAGTGCGAAGACGAGCGGACCCACGACATGGCGTTCGTTGAGGGCGGCTTCGAGTTGACCTGCACCGAGTGCGGGACGACGCAGGGGTAG
- a CDS encoding DsrE family protein produces the protein MQTAFHLTSGDEEHQDTVLTIAENLSNDETIEMDDIAVVAQAEGIDPLTVGGAHSGTVESLLADGIAFKACSNTLDMLDLAEGDLVEGVETVSSGASELTRLQDDGYAYLRP, from the coding sequence ATGCAAACTGCATTCCACCTCACGAGCGGCGACGAGGAGCATCAAGACACCGTCCTCACCATCGCGGAAAATCTCTCGAACGACGAAACCATCGAGATGGACGACATCGCGGTCGTCGCGCAGGCGGAGGGCATCGACCCGCTCACGGTCGGCGGTGCCCACAGCGGCACGGTCGAGTCACTCCTCGCCGACGGCATCGCGTTCAAGGCGTGTAGCAACACCCTCGACATGCTGGACCTCGCCGAGGGCGACCTCGTGGAGGGCGTCGAGACCGTCTCCTCGGGCGCGAGCGAGTTGACTCGGTTGCAGGACGACGGCTACGCCTACCTGCGTCCCTAA
- a CDS encoding dCTP deaminase/dUTPase family protein: MRPSELTTLVSGLLHEETQVTDRGLDLTIGEVLTVETPGSVDFGGDELRHANCAAHEKVWRDDEDDYQWWHLDGGQYLVEYNESFSTDRPLRVQTRDAVRELGAFHPTLELTELGRVPLSVAPGGLRLKENARISTVLPPEAESE; this comes from the coding sequence ATGCGACCGAGCGAACTCACGACGCTGGTCTCGGGACTCCTCCACGAGGAGACCCAAGTCACCGACCGCGGCCTCGACCTGACCATCGGCGAAGTCCTGACCGTCGAGACGCCCGGAAGCGTGGACTTCGGCGGCGACGAACTCCGGCACGCGAACTGCGCGGCCCACGAGAAGGTCTGGCGCGACGACGAGGACGATTACCAGTGGTGGCACTTGGACGGCGGCCAGTATCTCGTGGAGTACAACGAATCGTTCTCGACCGACCGGCCGCTCAGGGTCCAGACCCGCGACGCGGTGCGCGAGTTGGGGGCGTTCCATCCCACGCTGGAACTGACGGAACTGGGCCGCGTGCCGCTGTCGGTCGCACCCGGCGGGCTTCGACTGAAGGAGAACGCCCGGATTTCGACCGTCCTGCCGCCCGAGGCGGAGTCGGAGTAG
- a CDS encoding DUF5518 domain-containing protein yields the protein MNIDWRAVAVGIVTSFVIGLLGGVAIPFTSESLPVVGQGLAGLLAGLAAGYVAGGDYGNGALNGAVATTLGALVLGVVFLIFGTIFAGIFGLGAALVYLLVVAIYAIPGAVGGAIGSALKSRQTSGTEEPVA from the coding sequence ATGAACATCGACTGGCGCGCGGTCGCGGTCGGCATCGTCACGAGCTTCGTCATCGGACTACTCGGCGGCGTCGCGATTCCGTTCACGTCGGAGTCGCTTCCGGTCGTCGGGCAGGGACTGGCCGGACTCCTCGCGGGTCTCGCGGCGGGCTACGTCGCTGGCGGCGACTACGGAAACGGCGCGCTCAACGGAGCCGTGGCGACGACGCTCGGGGCGCTCGTCCTCGGCGTCGTCTTCCTGATATTCGGCACGATATTCGCGGGCATCTTCGGCCTCGGGGCCGCGCTCGTCTACCTCCTCGTCGTGGCCATCTACGCGATTCCCGGTGCCGTCGGCGGTGCCATCGGGAGCGCCCTCAAGAGTCGCCAGACGAGCGGGACCGAAGAGCCGGTGGCGTAG